Proteins encoded together in one Shewanella oneidensis MR-1 window:
- a CDS encoding class I SAM-dependent methyltransferase: MTHGTLNSTAALVTEYPWPKLAGLKVLDLACGSGRNGFWFLAQGCEVTFIDQDLSAMASLKHDKAQLWQWNLEDGSAPPLPIEAFDIVLVFNYLHRPLFSQIAASIKPNGLIVYETFTWQQAEIGHPRNPDFLLMEHELQSVFANWQSLHYFEGRLSDPVSGAQSLKAQLIARKPSQ; encoded by the coding sequence ATGACACACGGAACCCTTAATAGCACCGCTGCATTAGTCACCGAATATCCATGGCCGAAGTTAGCAGGGCTTAAAGTATTAGATTTAGCCTGTGGGTCCGGGCGAAATGGCTTTTGGTTTTTGGCACAAGGTTGTGAAGTAACTTTTATCGACCAAGATTTGAGTGCCATGGCATCACTAAAGCATGATAAAGCACAGCTGTGGCAATGGAATTTAGAAGACGGCAGTGCCCCACCATTGCCCATCGAAGCCTTTGATATTGTATTAGTCTTTAATTACTTACATCGTCCGCTCTTTTCGCAGATTGCGGCTAGCATCAAGCCTAATGGACTTATTGTTTATGAGACTTTTACCTGGCAGCAGGCGGAAATTGGCCATCCTCGTAATCCCGATTTTTTACTGATGGAACATGAACTTCAATCTGTATTTGCTAACTGGCAGTCGTTGCATTACTTTGAAGGGCGGTTAAGCGATCCAGTTTCTGGTGCGCAGAGTTTAAAGGCACAGCTAATCGCGCGAAAACCATCGCAGTGA
- a CDS encoding cytochrome c biosynthesis protein: MTKYLTKFALLCSLALAMLSTPSWADTPNTSDQTWHYVNAQGELKIKLYFFWSKTCPHCAEAHPFIDSLPQKYPWIELESHMVSAPGVQDIWQNIAAKTTTEARSVPYMASCEKAIVGYSSEAVTGEFLVNRLKNCYLSLGGQLSEADMPTKGTPSSAPTSSAPLFGTCGSDSGEGTCDASSLASTDQAEVQPVELPLVGVVTPETMSLPLLTLVLAGVDAFNPCAFFVLLFLLSIMVNAKSRSRMLLVGGIFVFFSGFIYFLFMTAWLNIFKLLGAGSDGGMIILAAGILALIAGTINVKDYFFTKGEVTLSMSAENRTSLIKRMAKLSNSSSLGALILGSTVLAILANAYELLCTAGFPMIYTSVLSMHNLPDIERYMYLVLYNIVYVIPLAIIVIVFSATLGKRKLTEKEGQALKLMSGVMMFGMGIALVIDPTALQNVGLALGLILGSLGLTAIIVLSRKLLAAKANKTA; the protein is encoded by the coding sequence ATGACTAAATACTTAACAAAATTCGCTCTGCTATGCTCCCTAGCATTAGCAATGCTAAGCACACCGAGTTGGGCCGACACCCCAAATACTTCCGATCAAACTTGGCATTATGTAAACGCCCAAGGTGAGCTTAAGATCAAACTCTACTTTTTTTGGTCTAAAACCTGCCCCCACTGTGCAGAAGCTCACCCCTTTATCGATTCACTGCCACAAAAATATCCATGGATAGAACTCGAATCCCATATGGTTTCTGCGCCGGGTGTGCAGGATATTTGGCAAAATATCGCCGCGAAAACCACGACTGAAGCTCGCTCAGTCCCCTATATGGCGAGCTGTGAAAAAGCCATTGTGGGTTACTCGAGTGAAGCGGTAACCGGAGAGTTTCTCGTAAATCGTTTGAAAAATTGTTACTTATCCTTAGGTGGTCAGCTAAGCGAAGCGGATATGCCGACAAAAGGCACGCCAAGTTCAGCTCCTACCAGTAGCGCGCCATTATTTGGTACTTGTGGTTCTGACTCGGGCGAAGGCACCTGCGATGCATCAAGCCTGGCAAGTACCGACCAAGCCGAAGTGCAACCCGTTGAATTACCACTTGTGGGCGTGGTTACTCCCGAGACAATGTCACTCCCTTTATTGACCTTAGTGTTAGCAGGGGTCGATGCTTTTAATCCTTGTGCCTTCTTCGTGTTGCTGTTTTTACTGTCTATTATGGTTAACGCTAAGAGCCGCAGCCGCATGCTGTTGGTAGGTGGTATCTTCGTATTCTTCTCCGGCTTTATTTACTTCCTGTTTATGACAGCGTGGCTGAATATCTTCAAACTGTTAGGTGCGGGTAGTGATGGCGGAATGATCATCTTAGCCGCTGGGATCTTGGCCTTGATCGCAGGGACGATTAACGTAAAAGACTACTTCTTTACCAAAGGCGAAGTCACCCTCTCAATGTCGGCGGAAAACCGTACCAGCCTTATCAAACGTATGGCTAAACTCTCTAATTCCAGTAGTTTAGGCGCCTTGATTTTGGGTTCAACGGTTCTAGCCATTTTAGCCAATGCCTATGAGTTGCTCTGTACTGCAGGCTTTCCAATGATTTATACCAGTGTACTGTCAATGCATAACTTGCCAGACATTGAACGCTATATGTATTTGGTTTTATACAATATTGTCTATGTAATCCCATTGGCAATTATTGTTATTGTCTTTAGTGCGACCTTAGGTAAACGTAAATTGACCGAAAAAGAAGGACAAGCACTCAAGCTAATGTCCGGCGTGATGATGTTTGGTATGGGTATCGCGCTGGTGATCGATCCAACCGCGCTACAGAATGTTGGGCTGGCACTGGGATTAATTCTGGGGTCATTAGGGTTAACCGCCATCATAGTACTTAGCCGTAAGTTACTCGCGGCAAAAGCCAATAAAACGGCATAA
- a CDS encoding organic hydroperoxide resistance protein has translation MKTLYETRATASAGRQGQVSTDDGLLNVALAYPKAMGGSGLATNPEQLFAAGYAACFSNAILHVAKIAKVAITEAPVSAVVGIGANETGGFALTVALEVSLDLPQADAQALVRHAHQVCPYSNATRNNIDVKLSVNGTALN, from the coding sequence ATGAAAACATTATATGAAACGCGAGCAACAGCAAGCGCAGGTCGTCAAGGCCAAGTCAGCACAGATGATGGCTTATTAAATGTGGCACTGGCTTATCCAAAAGCCATGGGCGGAAGTGGGCTTGCGACCAACCCTGAACAACTCTTTGCTGCAGGTTATGCGGCGTGTTTTTCTAATGCCATTTTGCACGTTGCCAAAATCGCTAAAGTCGCCATTACAGAGGCTCCTGTGAGTGCAGTCGTAGGTATAGGTGCGAATGAGACGGGTGGATTTGCGTTAACGGTAGCCTTAGAGGTCAGCCTCGATCTTCCTCAAGCAGATGCGCAAGCCTTAGTGCGTCATGCCCACCAAGTGTGTCCCTATTCCAATGCCACGCGTAATAATATCGATGTAAAACTGAGCGTTAATGGTACAGCGTTAAACTAA
- the ohrR gene encoding hydroperoxide resistance transcriptional regulator OhrR, with the protein MPNTELSSAVNTLEKPENTLVDNVLCLENQVCFSLYSAANAMVRAYRPMLDKLDLTYPQYLVMLVLWQEQGISVKTLGDKLFLDSGTLTPLLKRLESKGLVSRGRSDQDERVRVLCLTPAGQALKREANEIPHLMRCKIGAELDDLKALKAMCDKALAQLHASID; encoded by the coding sequence ATGCCAAATACTGAGTTATCTTCAGCGGTAAATACGCTAGAAAAGCCTGAAAATACCCTTGTTGACAATGTCTTATGTTTAGAGAACCAGGTTTGCTTTTCGCTTTACAGTGCTGCCAATGCCATGGTTCGCGCTTATCGACCTATGCTAGATAAGCTCGATTTAACCTATCCCCAATATCTGGTGATGTTGGTGTTGTGGCAGGAGCAGGGGATTAGTGTTAAAACCTTAGGGGATAAATTATTCCTCGATTCGGGTACATTGACGCCCTTACTCAAACGTTTAGAGTCAAAGGGATTGGTAAGTCGTGGTCGTAGCGATCAGGATGAAAGAGTTAGGGTGCTCTGCTTGACGCCTGCTGGACAGGCGTTAAAGCGTGAGGCCAATGAGATCCCGCATTTAATGCGCTGTAAAATCGGTGCGGAGCTTGATGATCTTAAGGCTCTAAAAGCTATGTGTGATAAAGCCTTAGCACAGTTGCATGCCAGTATAGATTAG
- a CDS encoding glycerol-3-phosphate dehydrogenase/oxidase: MSSYDIAIIGGGISGVGIAQYAAAAGYSTLLIEKGEIGGQTSANSSKLIHGGLRYLESGQINLVRKSLLERRNLLDLAPSLVKPVAFYIPVYQDSRRNPLTIRAGLSLYALLSEFDPLGRFVSIPAVHWHRFKGLKLSGLKAVFQYWDAQTDDKLLTQAVARSAQALGAHIYAEAEFLQLNHLKEQIELSFRHRGEVQQIETKLVINAAGPWVNEVLAHVEPPLAGVEIDWVQGAHLLLDLPAPEGILYLESCFDKRVIFVMPWYGQMLIGTTETVLTSIDTPPQVTESETQYLLGIYCHYFPLSPSIEELKTKIVQTYCGVRVLPKQASSAFERPRDTLMQTSISHPRLLCLYGGKLTTFRSSSAEVLEWIEQKLGKRQPIADIDTLKLT; encoded by the coding sequence ATGAGTTCATACGATATTGCGATCATCGGTGGCGGGATAAGCGGTGTGGGTATTGCCCAATATGCAGCAGCAGCGGGCTACTCGACCTTACTTATCGAAAAGGGCGAGATTGGCGGCCAAACCTCAGCCAATTCCAGCAAGCTGATCCACGGTGGCTTACGTTATCTCGAAAGTGGGCAAATTAATCTCGTGCGTAAGTCATTGCTCGAGCGGCGCAATTTACTCGATCTGGCGCCCAGCTTAGTCAAACCTGTTGCTTTTTATATTCCCGTCTATCAGGACAGCCGGCGCAATCCGTTGACGATTCGTGCCGGATTAAGTCTATACGCGCTATTAAGTGAATTCGACCCTCTGGGGCGTTTTGTCTCTATTCCCGCGGTGCATTGGCATCGTTTTAAAGGGCTTAAACTCTCTGGTTTAAAGGCGGTATTCCAATATTGGGATGCACAAACCGACGATAAATTACTCACCCAAGCGGTTGCGCGTAGCGCTCAAGCGCTCGGCGCCCATATCTATGCAGAGGCTGAGTTTTTGCAGCTGAATCATTTAAAAGAGCAAATTGAACTGAGTTTTCGTCATCGTGGTGAAGTACAACAGATTGAAACCAAGTTAGTGATAAATGCCGCAGGCCCTTGGGTTAATGAGGTATTAGCTCACGTAGAGCCGCCACTTGCGGGGGTTGAGATCGATTGGGTACAAGGGGCGCATTTACTGCTCGACTTGCCTGCGCCAGAGGGCATTTTATATTTAGAATCCTGCTTCGATAAGCGGGTGATTTTTGTGATGCCTTGGTATGGTCAGATGCTCATCGGCACCACTGAAACTGTGCTGACGTCCATTGATACGCCGCCCCAAGTTACGGAATCTGAAACTCAATATCTCTTAGGCATTTATTGTCATTACTTTCCACTGTCTCCATCGATTGAGGAGCTTAAAACTAAAATAGTGCAAACCTATTGCGGCGTGCGAGTGCTACCTAAACAGGCAAGTTCTGCCTTTGAGCGGCCTAGGGACACCTTGATGCAAACCTCTATCTCTCACCCAAGGCTACTCTGTTTATACGGTGGCAAGCTCACCACCTTTAGGAGTTCTTCTGCTGAAGTGCTTGAATGGATTGAACAAAAATTAGGAAAACGCCAGCCAATTGCCGATATAGACACGCTAAAGTTAACTTAA
- the rlmC gene encoding 23S rRNA (uracil(747)-C(5))-methyltransferase RlmC: MSTLVQCGYFERGQCQSCRHIKLPMVQQLAAKTQELQQLLAPFVVSTNTQFLPPVVGEDSGFRNKAKMVVLGAAHAPVLGIVSPNGEAVSLCDCLLYPADMQALLYRLERFVQQAGIPPYRIDKAKGELKYILLTRSQVRGEYMLRFVLRSPDAIARIERELPALMAEYPQINVVSVNIQPIHMAILEGDEEIFLTENTRLEERFNDVPLFIRPKSFFQTNPHVAAKLYQTAREWVGEFAPKSLWDLFCGVGGFGLHCASKDIPLTGIEIEAEAIACAKMSAQMMGLDNVQFMALDSTDFAKGDAAATKPDLIIVNPPRRGIGESLCDALSEFAPRAILYSSCNPKTLAKDLVHIRGYQLTRVQLFDLFPHSDHFEVLAMLVKDSR; encoded by the coding sequence GTGAGTACATTAGTGCAATGTGGGTATTTTGAACGAGGCCAATGCCAATCCTGTCGCCATATTAAGCTCCCGATGGTGCAGCAATTGGCGGCGAAAACCCAAGAATTGCAACAATTGTTAGCCCCTTTTGTTGTGAGCACTAATACCCAATTTTTGCCACCCGTAGTGGGTGAGGACAGCGGCTTTCGTAACAAGGCGAAAATGGTGGTGCTTGGCGCTGCCCATGCGCCTGTGCTGGGGATTGTCAGTCCAAATGGCGAAGCGGTTAGTCTCTGTGACTGCTTGCTGTACCCTGCAGATATGCAAGCGTTGCTCTATCGCCTAGAGCGTTTTGTGCAGCAAGCGGGTATCCCGCCTTATCGCATTGATAAAGCCAAGGGCGAGCTTAAGTATATTCTGCTGACCCGAAGCCAAGTTCGTGGTGAATATATGCTGCGTTTTGTGCTGCGATCACCCGATGCCATCGCTCGTATCGAACGGGAATTACCCGCGCTGATGGCTGAATATCCACAAATCAACGTCGTGTCGGTAAATATTCAGCCCATTCATATGGCGATCCTTGAGGGGGATGAGGAAATTTTCTTAACTGAAAATACTCGTCTCGAAGAGCGCTTTAACGATGTGCCTTTGTTTATTCGTCCAAAAAGCTTTTTCCAAACTAATCCACACGTTGCTGCAAAGCTGTATCAAACCGCCCGTGAGTGGGTTGGCGAATTTGCACCAAAGTCACTGTGGGATTTATTTTGTGGTGTGGGCGGCTTTGGCTTGCACTGCGCCTCTAAAGATATTCCGCTAACAGGCATTGAAATCGAGGCTGAAGCGATTGCGTGCGCTAAGATGTCAGCGCAAATGATGGGGCTCGATAACGTGCAGTTTATGGCGCTCGACTCTACCGATTTTGCCAAAGGTGATGCGGCCGCAACCAAGCCTGATTTAATTATTGTCAATCCGCCGCGCCGCGGGATTGGTGAGTCCCTATGTGATGCTTTAAGTGAATTTGCCCCTAGGGCGATTTTGTATTCTAGTTGTAATCCTAAAACGCTGGCGAAGGATTTAGTTCATATTCGTGGCTACCAGTTAACTCGGGTGCAACTGTTTGATCTGTTTCCCCACTCGGATCACTTTGAAGTTTTAGCCATGTTGGTAAAAGATTCGCGTTAG
- a CDS encoding sensor histidine kinase, with amino-acid sequence MGLDQNTPLARMRFTLELIRPQIDAHYAKRLNEDIEDIEQLAANYLSFARLEHKEEALTQESQSLAIFMDKLAQKYAMYRPQLDIQFHHQSQQAHFDPIAMTIATQNLIQNAMRFAHHKIHVHFYQEAGINRFSVEDDGPGFEGKGKKLFAAFERDSQQSDTSGYGLGLYIVKKIATWHYGQLELSRSQTLGGAEISIIWDDRLLPKADINSD; translated from the coding sequence ATGGGATTAGACCAGAACACCCCCTTGGCTCGTATGCGTTTTACACTCGAACTAATTCGACCACAAATCGATGCCCATTACGCTAAGCGATTAAATGAAGATATTGAAGATATTGAGCAACTTGCGGCAAATTATTTATCCTTTGCTCGCTTAGAACACAAGGAAGAAGCCTTAACTCAAGAGTCACAATCTTTAGCGATATTTATGGATAAATTGGCTCAAAAATATGCAATGTACCGACCTCAACTTGATATTCAGTTTCACCATCAATCGCAGCAGGCTCATTTCGATCCTATAGCGATGACCATTGCAACCCAAAACCTGATCCAAAATGCGATGCGATTCGCACACCATAAAATTCATGTGCACTTCTACCAAGAGGCAGGGATAAATCGGTTCAGTGTCGAAGATGACGGGCCGGGGTTTGAAGGTAAAGGTAAAAAACTCTTTGCCGCCTTTGAACGGGATTCCCAACAGAGCGATACCAGTGGTTATGGTTTAGGGCTATATATAGTTAAAAAAATCGCCACTTGGCATTATGGCCAGCTGGAACTCAGCCGCTCACAAACCTTGGGCGGTGCCGAAATCAGCATTATTTGGGATGATAGGTTATTGCCTAAAGCTGATATAAATTCTGACTAA
- a CDS encoding IS3-like element ISSod1 family transposase (programmed frameshift): MSLKKSHKSYPQAFKDEAVLMVLEQGYSVADAAKSLGVSTSLLYNWKEKHEALQQGITLEESERDELKRLRRENKELRMEKEIPKKGKRLLCERNEVRFRFIKLQSHLFPITLLCRVMSVSKSGYYDWHKRPANVISVETLKLYRLVRQLFKQSRGSLGNREMVKKLRKEGYQVGRYLVRKIMHRLRLKATQRCAYKVTTQRKHSDAVADNLLNMNFNPVSANQVWAGDVTYLKTGEGWMYLAVVMDLYSRRIVGWRIDKRMTTDLISKALIKAYNLRQPARGLVFHSDRGSQYTSKQFGRLLSSYGIRASMGDVGACWDNAVVERFFGSLKHDWIFKVAQPTREFMKQDVTAYIKYYNLERLHSANNDLSPVEFENSQVKVSSLG; encoded by the exons ATGAGTCTGAAAAAATCACATAAGAGTTATCCGCAGGCATTTAAAGATGAAGCCGTCTTGATGGTGCTGGAGCAAGGTTATAGCGTTGCCGATGCGGCAAAGTCTCTTGGAGTTAGCACGAGCCTGCTTTACAACTGGAAGGAAAAACACGAAGCCCTGCAACAAGGCATCACCTTAGAAGAGTCTGAGCGTGATGAGTTGAAGCGATTGCGTAGAGAAAACAAAGAATTACGCATGGAAAAAGAAATTC CTAAAAAAGGCAAGCGCCTTCTTTGCGAGAGAAATGAAGTAAGATTTCGTTTCATCAAACTGCAATCTCACCTGTTTCCCATAACACTGTTATGTCGAGTAATGAGTGTCAGTAAGTCAGGCTATTACGATTGGCATAAACGCCCTGCAAACGTGATAAGCGTTGAAACACTGAAGCTTTATCGCCTTGTTCGACAGCTATTTAAGCAAAGTCGAGGCAGCTTAGGGAATCGTGAAATGGTGAAGAAATTGCGCAAGGAAGGCTACCAGGTTGGTCGCTATCTCGTTCGTAAAATTATGCACCGCCTTCGACTCAAAGCAACCCAGCGATGTGCTTACAAGGTGACGACACAGCGAAAACACTCAGATGCAGTGGCTGATAACCTGTTAAACATGAACTTTAATCCAGTATCGGCTAATCAGGTCTGGGCGGGTGACGTGACCTATTTAAAGACGGGTGAAGGCTGGATGTACTTAGCTGTGGTGATGGATTTATATTCACGCCGGATTGTGGGATGGCGCATAGACAAACGCATGACCACAGATTTGATATCCAAGGCATTAATAAAAGCCTACAACCTGCGACAACCAGCGCGAGGGCTGGTATTTCACAGTGACCGAGGCTCGCAATATACCAGTAAACAATTCGGTAGGCTGCTATCGAGCTATGGTATCCGAGCCAGCATGGGTGATGTGGGTGCGTGTTGGGATAATGCCGTTGTTGAGCGATTCTTTGGTAGCTTGAAACACGATTGGATTTTTAAAGTTGCTCAACCAACAAGGGAGTTTATGAAGCAAGATGTGACGGCTTACATCAAATATTACAACTTGGAGCGACTTCATTCTGCTAATAACGATCTGTCACCTGTAGAGTTTGAGAATTCTCAAGTAAAAGTGTCCAGTTTGGGTTGA
- the chrA gene encoding chromate efflux transporter — protein sequence MLQIFLRFFTLGLMSFGGPAAHIGYFRQTFVNELGWLDDKRYSSLVALSQFMPGPGSSQVGFAIGYHRGGLLGAIAAFAGFTLPSFVLMYLLAVTTAAWLGNEYMQGIVHGLKLLAVVVVADAVLAMFKQFCQRQTSRLLMLGSAAAILILPFLWTQIVLLIIAAILGLSFLSVTESEPNKPEPIRLNYLSLGLFMVLFVASFFSLHFGVEAGLFGEFFRVGSLVFGGGHVVLPLLETAVGDSMSGDRFLTGYAFAQAVPGPMFTFATFLGAEMMLENPFIGAAIATVAIFLPGFLLMLVGLRSWHAIAARPKMAGMLAGVNACVVGLLAAALYQPVFSQGVLSAVDMAIVLIGFGALKFFKPQMLLLVLGFSVCGIGLIFMA from the coding sequence ATGCTGCAGATATTCTTACGTTTTTTTACTCTAGGTTTGATGAGCTTTGGCGGACCAGCGGCGCATATTGGTTATTTTCGGCAAACCTTTGTCAATGAACTCGGCTGGCTCGATGATAAACGCTATAGCAGCTTAGTGGCCTTAAGCCAATTTATGCCGGGGCCGGGTTCAAGCCAAGTGGGTTTTGCCATCGGCTATCACCGTGGTGGGCTTTTGGGCGCGATAGCCGCCTTTGCAGGATTCACTTTACCTTCCTTTGTATTGATGTATTTGCTGGCGGTGACGACTGCCGCTTGGTTAGGCAATGAATATATGCAAGGCATAGTGCATGGCTTAAAACTGCTTGCAGTGGTTGTGGTGGCGGACGCTGTGCTCGCGATGTTTAAGCAGTTTTGCCAACGTCAAACCAGCCGTTTACTGATGCTCGGCAGTGCTGCCGCTATACTCATTTTGCCCTTCTTATGGACACAAATAGTACTATTAATCATTGCCGCTATCTTGGGGTTATCATTCCTGAGTGTCACCGAGAGTGAGCCTAATAAACCTGAACCGATTAGATTAAATTACCTAAGCTTAGGGTTATTTATGGTCTTATTTGTGGCGAGCTTTTTCAGCTTACATTTTGGTGTTGAAGCGGGACTCTTCGGTGAGTTTTTTCGCGTTGGGAGCCTCGTTTTTGGCGGTGGTCATGTGGTGCTGCCTCTCCTTGAAACCGCTGTGGGTGATTCCATGAGTGGCGATCGATTTCTTACCGGATACGCCTTTGCTCAAGCCGTGCCTGGCCCCATGTTTACCTTTGCGACCTTTCTTGGCGCCGAGATGATGCTCGAAAATCCCTTTATCGGTGCAGCGATTGCCACAGTAGCGATATTTTTACCCGGATTCTTGCTGATGTTAGTGGGGTTAAGAAGCTGGCATGCGATTGCAGCAAGACCCAAGATGGCGGGGATGCTTGCAGGGGTAAATGCCTGTGTGGTGGGATTGCTGGCGGCGGCCCTTTACCAACCCGTATTTAGCCAAGGGGTATTATCTGCTGTTGATATGGCCATAGTATTGATTGGTTTTGGTGCATTAAAATTTTTTAAACCACAGATGTTATTACTGGTTTTAGGTTTTAGCGTATGTGGTATCGGATTGATATTCATGGCGTAA
- a CDS encoding methyl-accepting chemotaxis protein gives MSNLSLRNKLLLLSLFPLIFTLLVLITLSYYVEQESLAEEVVTFRTKLVGERKQQIKEATEIASGIVNYQLSLKDKGNVNQALRDIRFGSAGYFFMYDSQGKNIFHALMPNLEGQNKIDMTDPRGTKIIVGLLDAAKRGDGNFSYYYQKPNTNEQIEKISFVMMVPGTDWMLGTGAYIDDIEAVVEDYRQTVTEQMAEKSLMILLIALVLTGATAFVIMVAAHRMVVPIKNMADNLNDIAKGEGDLTKRLSVKGEDEIAQLGRAFNLFVDKLQHIIGDVASATAKVKTAANAIHDQTKVMSSQLLSHNNETDQVVTAITEMSSTASEVAQNTTQVAEATQAATGDVANAQRCVDASLEEIAALMEQINHAAGSIKSLSEQSQKINSVLSVIGGIAEQTNLLALNAAIEAARAGEQGRGFAVVADEVRSLASRTQASTLEINEMLSALHKLVSQAVKTMDESQQSCVRSVESSRAISESLGSVTSAVTAINDMSTQIATAATEQSSVTEEINRNVYAIQEIVNELLHSSEHAARVSQTVSQEGTNLGNLVGQFKI, from the coding sequence ATGTCGAATCTTAGCCTGCGTAATAAATTACTGCTGTTATCTTTGTTTCCCCTCATATTTACTTTATTAGTGCTAATTACTCTCTCCTACTATGTTGAACAGGAATCCCTTGCAGAAGAAGTGGTGACCTTTAGAACAAAATTAGTCGGTGAACGTAAACAACAAATTAAAGAAGCGACAGAGATTGCCTCTGGAATTGTTAACTACCAACTGTCGTTAAAGGATAAAGGTAATGTAAATCAAGCACTGCGAGATATTCGTTTCGGCAGTGCGGGTTACTTTTTTATGTATGATTCCCAAGGCAAAAATATTTTCCATGCCTTAATGCCTAATTTAGAAGGGCAAAACAAAATCGATATGACCGACCCGCGCGGAACCAAGATTATTGTTGGTCTTTTGGATGCGGCAAAACGGGGCGATGGTAATTTTTCTTATTATTACCAAAAACCTAATACTAACGAGCAAATTGAGAAAATAAGCTTCGTGATGATGGTCCCCGGTACGGACTGGATGCTGGGTACTGGTGCTTACATCGACGATATTGAGGCTGTAGTGGAGGATTATCGTCAAACCGTGACTGAGCAAATGGCTGAGAAATCTCTAATGATCCTCTTAATTGCCTTGGTTTTAACCGGTGCCACGGCCTTTGTCATCATGGTTGCCGCTCATCGAATGGTCGTACCGATCAAAAATATGGCTGATAATCTTAACGATATTGCTAAAGGTGAAGGGGATTTAACTAAACGCTTAAGTGTTAAAGGCGAGGATGAAATTGCGCAACTAGGTCGAGCTTTTAACTTATTTGTCGATAAGCTACAACACATTATCGGCGATGTGGCGAGTGCGACCGCCAAAGTAAAAACAGCCGCTAATGCAATCCACGATCAAACCAAGGTGATGTCAAGCCAACTGCTCAGCCATAACAATGAGACAGATCAAGTAGTTACCGCAATTACAGAGATGTCTTCTACTGCGAGTGAAGTCGCGCAAAATACCACTCAAGTAGCCGAAGCGACTCAAGCGGCGACAGGCGATGTGGCTAATGCCCAGCGCTGTGTCGATGCTTCACTGGAAGAAATTGCCGCTTTGATGGAGCAAATCAACCATGCGGCGGGCAGCATCAAGTCCTTAAGCGAGCAATCACAGAAGATTAACAGTGTACTTTCGGTGATAGGTGGCATTGCGGAACAGACAAACCTATTAGCCTTAAATGCGGCGATTGAAGCGGCCCGTGCCGGTGAACAGGGCCGAGGTTTTGCTGTGGTTGCCGATGAAGTTCGCAGTTTAGCCAGCCGCACCCAAGCAAGTACTCTAGAGATCAACGAGATGCTATCGGCATTGCATAAGTTAGTATCGCAGGCGGTGAAAACCATGGATGAGAGTCAGCAGAGTTGTGTTCGCTCGGTTGAATCTTCCCGCGCTATTTCTGAAAGTCTAGGTTCTGTGACTTCGGCGGTAACGGCGATTAATGATATGAGTACCCAAATTGCCACAGCGGCGACTGAGCAAAGCTCTGTGACCGAAGAAATTAACCGCAACGTTTATGCCATACAAGAAATCGTTAATGAGCTACTGCATTCCAGTGAACATGCGGCTAGGGTGAGTCAAACAGTGTCGCAGGAAGGGACGAATCTCGGCAACTTGGTTGGACAATTTAAGATTTAA